The Oryzias latipes chromosome 16, ASM223467v1 genome includes a region encoding these proteins:
- the LOC101171028 gene encoding hyaluronan synthase 1 isoform X1: MDPKPLLLKLGSIIRAILTFLFALLVLGVMVWAYVAGFQLVTSSYDIISFGFYGLLLSLHVLVQSLFAFVEHRRMRARTKPCTFTKTIGFTISAYQEDPVYLRECLNSVKALKYPPELLRIVMVIDGNSEDDQYMMDMFKEVFAEYNPGLYVWRNNYHSWDPSQVEQDIEMAAVTGEDADYMMADDLQRYEVEHLIQTKRCVCIMQKWGGKREVMYTAFKALGSSVDYVQVCIPVHSFFFNFLSGKIQKEELGNTFPVTLSFFPPQVCDSDTKLDPLATVELCKVLESNSRYGAVGGDVMILNMKDSYISFMSSLRYWMAFNIERACQSFFNCVSCISGPLGLYRNDVLQQFLESWYNQKFLGTHCTFGDDRHLTNRMLSMGYATKYTAQSRCYTETPAQFLRWLNQQTRWTKSYFREWLYNAMWWHKHHLWMTYESIVSGIFPFFVTATIIQLFWTGTLWDILWILCCIQLIGLVKATYACILRQNPVMVFMSLYSALYMTSLLPAKYFAILTMTKSSWGTSGRRKIVGNYMPLLPLSVWAAILLSGFGYTIYKESQMDWLTLAKLLETKFLIYGCVAYVCYWIIMMFLYWVLFRKVCKKRSQDYTLNV; this comes from the exons ATGGATCCAAAACCCTTGTTATTAAAGCTGGGCTCAATAATCCGTGCCATCCTCACTTTCCTCTTTGCTTTGCTGGTTCtgggtgtcatggtgtgggccTATGTTGCTGGTTTCCAGTTAGTGACATCCAGCTACGACATCATCTCTTTTGGTTTTTATGGACTCCTCCTCTCACTCCATGTGCTTGTTCAGAGTCTCTTTGCCTTCGTTGAGCACAGGCGAATGAGAGCCCGTACAAAGCCCTGCACTTTCACTAAAACCATCGGTTTCACCATATCTGCTTACCAGGAGGACCCCGTCTATCTCAGAGAGTGTCTCAACTCTGTCAAGGCCCTCAAATATCCACCGGAGCTGCTTCGAATCGTCATGGTGATCGATGGGAACTCTGAGGATGACCAGTACATGATGGATATGTTTAAAGAGGTGTTTGCAGAATACAATCCTGGACTTTATGTGTGGAGAAACAATTATCATTCGTGGGATCCCAGCCAGGTTGAGCAGGATATAGAAATGGCTGCAGTTACAGGAGAGGATGCTGATTACATGATGGCAGATGACTTACAACGATATGAAGTTGAGCACCTTATCCAGACAAAGAGGTGTGTGTGCATCATGCAGAAATGGGGAGGAAAGCGCGAGGTGATGTACACAGCATTTAAAGCTCTCGGCTCATCAGTTGATTATGTGCAGGTATGCATTCCTGTtcactctttcttttttaatttcctaTCTGGTAAAATCCAGAAGGAGGAGCTTGGGAATACATTTCCAGTGACActgtccttttttccccctcaggtGTGTGACTCTGACACAAAGCTGGACCCGTTAGCTACTGTAGAGCTGTGCAAGGTGCTGGAGAGTAACTCCAGGTATGGTGCAGTGGGGGGCGATGTGATGATCCTCAATATGAAAGACTCCTACATCAGCTTCATGAGCAGTCTCAGGTACTGGATGGCTTTCAACATTGAAAGGGCCTGCCAGTCTTTCTTCAACTGTGTGTCTTGCATCAGTGGTCCTCTGg GTCTGTATAGGAATGACGTTCTGCAGCAGTTTCTGGAGTCGTGGTATAATCAGAAGTTTCTGGGAACCCACTGCACGTTTGGTGATGACAGACATCTCACAAATCGAATGCTAAGCATGGGCTATGCAACAAA ATACACAGCTCAGTCAAGATGCTACACAGAAACGCCTGCTCAGTTTCTGCGCTGGCTCAACCAACAGACTCGCTGGACTAAGTCCTACTTCCGTGAGTGGCTCTACAACGCCATGTGGTGGCACAAGCATCACCTCTGGATGACCTACGAGTCCATTGTTTCAGGTATCTTCCCATTCTTCGTCACGGCGACCATCATCCAGCTGTTCTGGACAGGCACGCTGTGGGACATCCTGTGGATCCTGTGCTGCATTCAGCTGATTGGGCTGGTGAAAGCCACCTATGCCTGCATCCTGCGGCAAAACCCAGTGATGGTGTTTATGTCACTGTACTCAGCTCTGTACATGACCAGTTTGCTGCCTGCCAAGTACTTTGCGATTCTCACAATGACTAAAAGCAGCTGGGGCACCTCAGGCAGGCGCAAAATAGTGGGAAACTACATGCCCCTCCTGCCCCTGTCTGTGTGGGCTGCTATTTTATTGAGCGGATTTGGATACACCATCTATAAAGAGAGTCAGATGGACTGGTTAACTCTAGCAAAGTTACTAGAGACTAAGTTTCTTATCTATGGGTGTGTGGCATATGTATGCTACTGGATAATTATGATGTTTTTGTACTGGGTATTGTTCCGTAAGGTCTGCAAAAAACGCTCTCAAGATTACACATTAAATGTGTAG
- the LOC101171028 gene encoding hyaluronan synthase 1 isoform X2 produces the protein MDPKPLLLKLGSIIRAILTFLFALLVLGVMVWAYVAGFQLVTSSYDIISFGFYGLLLSLHVLVQSLFAFVEHRRMRARTKPCTFTKTIGFTISAYQEDPVYLRECLNSVKALKYPPELLRIVMVIDGNSEDDQYMMDMFKEVFAEYNPGLYVWRNNYHSWDPSQVEQDIEMAAVTGEDADYMMADDLQRYEVEHLIQTKRCVCIMQKWGGKREVMYTAFKALGSSVDYVQVCDSDTKLDPLATVELCKVLESNSRYGAVGGDVMILNMKDSYISFMSSLRYWMAFNIERACQSFFNCVSCISGPLGLYRNDVLQQFLESWYNQKFLGTHCTFGDDRHLTNRMLSMGYATKYTAQSRCYTETPAQFLRWLNQQTRWTKSYFREWLYNAMWWHKHHLWMTYESIVSGIFPFFVTATIIQLFWTGTLWDILWILCCIQLIGLVKATYACILRQNPVMVFMSLYSALYMTSLLPAKYFAILTMTKSSWGTSGRRKIVGNYMPLLPLSVWAAILLSGFGYTIYKESQMDWLTLAKLLETKFLIYGCVAYVCYWIIMMFLYWVLFRKVCKKRSQDYTLNV, from the exons ATGGATCCAAAACCCTTGTTATTAAAGCTGGGCTCAATAATCCGTGCCATCCTCACTTTCCTCTTTGCTTTGCTGGTTCtgggtgtcatggtgtgggccTATGTTGCTGGTTTCCAGTTAGTGACATCCAGCTACGACATCATCTCTTTTGGTTTTTATGGACTCCTCCTCTCACTCCATGTGCTTGTTCAGAGTCTCTTTGCCTTCGTTGAGCACAGGCGAATGAGAGCCCGTACAAAGCCCTGCACTTTCACTAAAACCATCGGTTTCACCATATCTGCTTACCAGGAGGACCCCGTCTATCTCAGAGAGTGTCTCAACTCTGTCAAGGCCCTCAAATATCCACCGGAGCTGCTTCGAATCGTCATGGTGATCGATGGGAACTCTGAGGATGACCAGTACATGATGGATATGTTTAAAGAGGTGTTTGCAGAATACAATCCTGGACTTTATGTGTGGAGAAACAATTATCATTCGTGGGATCCCAGCCAGGTTGAGCAGGATATAGAAATGGCTGCAGTTACAGGAGAGGATGCTGATTACATGATGGCAGATGACTTACAACGATATGAAGTTGAGCACCTTATCCAGACAAAGAGGTGTGTGTGCATCATGCAGAAATGGGGAGGAAAGCGCGAGGTGATGTACACAGCATTTAAAGCTCTCGGCTCATCAGTTGATTATGTGCAG gtGTGTGACTCTGACACAAAGCTGGACCCGTTAGCTACTGTAGAGCTGTGCAAGGTGCTGGAGAGTAACTCCAGGTATGGTGCAGTGGGGGGCGATGTGATGATCCTCAATATGAAAGACTCCTACATCAGCTTCATGAGCAGTCTCAGGTACTGGATGGCTTTCAACATTGAAAGGGCCTGCCAGTCTTTCTTCAACTGTGTGTCTTGCATCAGTGGTCCTCTGg GTCTGTATAGGAATGACGTTCTGCAGCAGTTTCTGGAGTCGTGGTATAATCAGAAGTTTCTGGGAACCCACTGCACGTTTGGTGATGACAGACATCTCACAAATCGAATGCTAAGCATGGGCTATGCAACAAA ATACACAGCTCAGTCAAGATGCTACACAGAAACGCCTGCTCAGTTTCTGCGCTGGCTCAACCAACAGACTCGCTGGACTAAGTCCTACTTCCGTGAGTGGCTCTACAACGCCATGTGGTGGCACAAGCATCACCTCTGGATGACCTACGAGTCCATTGTTTCAGGTATCTTCCCATTCTTCGTCACGGCGACCATCATCCAGCTGTTCTGGACAGGCACGCTGTGGGACATCCTGTGGATCCTGTGCTGCATTCAGCTGATTGGGCTGGTGAAAGCCACCTATGCCTGCATCCTGCGGCAAAACCCAGTGATGGTGTTTATGTCACTGTACTCAGCTCTGTACATGACCAGTTTGCTGCCTGCCAAGTACTTTGCGATTCTCACAATGACTAAAAGCAGCTGGGGCACCTCAGGCAGGCGCAAAATAGTGGGAAACTACATGCCCCTCCTGCCCCTGTCTGTGTGGGCTGCTATTTTATTGAGCGGATTTGGATACACCATCTATAAAGAGAGTCAGATGGACTGGTTAACTCTAGCAAAGTTACTAGAGACTAAGTTTCTTATCTATGGGTGTGTGGCATATGTATGCTACTGGATAATTATGATGTTTTTGTACTGGGTATTGTTCCGTAAGGTCTGCAAAAAACGCTCTCAAGATTACACATTAAATGTGTAG